GGGGCCGAAATACGGCTACGAAATCATCCAGCGCACCCGCCGGCTCTCGCAGGGCCGCATCCAGTGGTCCAACAGCCAGCTCTACCCCCTCCTCCATCGACTGGAAACCGACGGGCTCGTCGAGGCCTTCTGGGAGGCGTCGGACAACGGGCCGGACCGGAAGTACTACCGCCTCACCCCGCGGGGCCACGAGGCGCTGGCGGTGACCAAAAACGAATGGCGCGCGATGCACGCCCTCTTCGCCGA
This portion of the Rhodothermales bacterium genome encodes:
- a CDS encoding PadR family transcriptional regulator — its product is MHSRRLLAASLEPVMLSLLAEGPKYGYEIIQRTRRLSQGRIQWSNSQLYPLLHRLETDGLVEAFWEASDNGPDRKYYRLTPRGHEALAVTKNEWRAMHALFAELWGPEFTVGLAD